In the genome of Pontibacter actiniarum, the window GATCACGTGCGTGATCTTCATCAGGTGGTCGTCTACGATATTCGCCAGGTGGTATGTCGGCATACCGTCTGACTTCATCAGTACTTTATCGTCAATAGAAGAAGAGTGCACCATTACCCAACCACGGATCATATCCTTCAGGCGTACCTCCTCCTTGCGGGGCACCTTCAGGCGGATAACATACGGGTCACCGGACTCCAGGCGCTTCTTCACCTCATCCTCCGGCAGGGTGAGCGAGTTCTTCATGGTGGCGCGGGTGATGGCGTTGTACTGCGGGGTGGCGACTTTGGCGGCCTTCAGGCGCTCGCGCATCTCCTCCAGCTCCTCCGCCGTGTCGAACGCGTAGTAGGCGTGGCCGTCGTTTACCAGTTGCAGGGCATACTGCATGTACATTGGCTTGCGCTCCGACTGGCGGTACGGCGCGTACGGGCCGCCGCTCCACGGGCTTTCGTCCAGCTCAATGCCGCACCACTCCAGCGATTCGCGGATGTAGTCTTCGGCGCCCGGCACGAAGCGGTTCTGGTCCGTGTCTTCGATGCGCAGGATCATTTTGCCGCCGGTCTTTTTGGCCAGCAGAAAGTTATACAGGGCAGTGCGCACACCACCGATATGGAGAGGCCCGGTCGGGCTTGGGGCAAATCGTACTCTAACTTCTCTTTCCATGTATGGTTATCTCTACAGAACTAATCTGGTTTGCTGCAAAGGTACGAAATAAAGTTTGTTTAGATAATGCCAACGCCGCTCATAAAGCGTGGCTGGTGAGGCCGCTGCGGGCAAGGCAAAGTATAAACATAATGAGATAAATCCGTATGGGCTTAGTATAGCATCCTAAAGCTACAGGCGATGGTACGTAAGCGTCTTTACATGGTGTGGTACCTGCTAAAGGAAGCCTACCTTGAGTTTATTGATAACAACTCCTTCCAGAAAGGGGCTGCGCTGGCGTACTACACCATTTTCTCGCTGCCGCCCATGCTCATTATCATCATCAGTGCGGCCGGGTACTTTTTCGGGGAGCAGGCCGTGTCGGGCGAGATATACTACCGCATAAAAGAGCTCATCGGCTCGGAGGGGGCCTACGCGGTGCAGAAGATGGTGGAAAACGTAAACGAGTTCGGCGACTTCAATCTGGCGGCCCTGGTCGGCATTATCGCCCTCTTTATCGCCGCCACGGGGGTGTTTATCTCGCTGCAGAACTCCCTGAATGAGATTTGGTACGTAAAGCCGGTGCCCAAGCGGGGGTACGTGAAGCTGGTGGTGGACCGCCTGCTTTCCTTTGGGATGATCCTGGCCATCGCCATTGTGCTGCTGCTCTCACTGCTGGCCAACACGCTTCTCGTCGTGATCGGGGATTTCCTGACGGCGCGTTTCTCGGGCTGGGTGATTTACCTGCTGCACCTGGCCAACTTCCTGTCTGCCTTTCTGCTGATGTCGTTTTTGTTTGCCTGTATCTATAAGTTTCTGCCGGACGCCAAAATCAGGTGGCGTGATGTGGGGGTGGGGGCCTTTGTTACCTCGCTGCTGTTTGTGCTGCTGCGCGGGCTCATCGGTTTTTACCTGGGCAAGAACGACGTAGGCTCGGTGTACGGGGCGGCCGGCTCCATTGTGGTCATCCTGACGTGGGTGTTCTTCACCTCGCAGATCATCTTCTTCGGCGCCGTTTTCACCTTTGTGTACTCCCGCAAGTATGGCTTTAACATCTACCCCTCCGATTATGCGGTGCGGGTGATACGGCAGGAGGTGGAGGTGGGCAACTCGGCGGTAAACGCGGAGCCCGGCAAGCACGAGAAAGAGGTTTACGGAGAGCAGCAGGCGGAAGAGGAGCCGGGGCCGGCTGAGGAGAACGACGCGGCCAAAGGGGCCAACATCTGATACGGGAAAGTACAAAAGACGAAGGACACAGGGAGAAACAAGAGTGTTCTTCTGTCCTTCGTCTTTTGGCAGGGTTCTTACTTGGCTGCGATGCAGGAAATCTCCACGTTCACATCCTTCGGCAGGCGGCTCACCTCCACGGTTTCGCGGGCCGGAGGGTTGCTGCTGAAGTAGCTGCCGTAGGTTTCGTTGATGCGGCCGAAGTTGTTCAGGTCCTTTACAAAGATGGTGCACTTGAGCACGTGGCTGAAGTCCATGCCAGCCTCGCCAAGGATGGCCTGCAGGTTCTGCATCACCTTGTGCGTCTCGTTCTCGATGCTGTCGTTTACCAAGTTGCCGCTCTCCGCGTCCAGCGCGATCTGCCCGGATACATACAGCGTTCCGTTTGCTAAAGTGGCCTGGCTGTACGGGCCGATAGGGGCTGGTGCCTTCGGCGAGTTGATGAGGGTATGTGCCATAGAGGATTCGTTTTAGTTTGTATCTTTACCATCAAAAGTACAGAAATATGCACATAGTTGTTTTGTCAGGCCCAGAAATGGCCGCCGAGTTCAAGCAAAAGTTTCCGGAGGGGAAAGAGGGCATCACCTATACTTTCCTGCACAACCACCGCCTGCAGGACGAGCAGCTGCGCCCCGCCGGTATCGTGTTTGACTTTCTGCTGCATGAGCAACCGGAGCGCCTGGGCCTCTACGCGCCGGAGCAGGTGGTGTTCTGCAACGCCGCTACTGTGCAGCTGGCCGCGCTGGTCAGGGAGGCCGAGACGGAGCAGGTGTGCACCTTGATTGGCTTTAACGGCCTGCCGACGCTGTTTAACCGCGAGGTGCTGGAGGTAAGCCTGCTGCATGCGCAGGATGAGGCAAAGCTTCAGCAGGTTTGCCAGGCGCTGGGTACGGACTACCTGCTGGTGGAGGACCGCGTGGGTATGGTGACGCCGCGCATGATCTGTATGATCATTAACGAAGCCTGCTATACCTTGCAGGAGCAAACAGCAAGTATAACCGACATCGACCAGGGCATGAAACTCGGCACCAACTATCCCAAAGGCCCTTTTGAGTGGGCAAACCAACTGGGGGTGGAGAATGTGTACCGTGTGCTGCGGGCTGTGTACGAAGACACCAAGGAAGAGCGCTACAAGGTATGCCCGCTGCTGAAGACAAAGTGCCTGAAGCGGGAGAGCTTTTAGAAGTATAAATAAATGCGAGCAAGAGGAGCAGTGCCCATGCAGGGTGCTGCTCCTTTCTTTTTAATAGACTTTTAACTATATATTGCCTTCCTTTTTTACTATCTTAAACGAACATGTGCCACTTATACTTTATCCGATGAAAACAACGCTGCTCGCATTTATACTTTGCCTGGTAGGAGCTACGGCTCAGGCCCAGGAGGCCGCCAACTACCAGGTTACCATCGATGGGAAAGCCATGGATGTGGCCTTGGGCAAAGAGTACAAGATGAAATTAGCCAACGGCAGAGAGGTGACGGTGGCCGTTCGGCAGAAGAACGTGCTTACCTACCAAGACGACTGGATCTCGCTGCAGTACCCCAAGGGCCTGCACCCGGCTTTTGCCACCCCCGACCCGGACCTGGAGCAAATGACGCTGCTAACGGCCAACGGGAACGGCGTTTTGGTGCAGAAGTATAAAACTGTTGACCCCACCGAGCTGGTGGACCTGATGGTGAAGGAGATTACCAACGAGGAGGTCAGCTTTGGCTACAGCAAAACCGAGGAGCCCTTCGAGCTAAAGCTCGTGACGGGGCAGAAGGCAGTAGGAAAGTCCGTGATGCTGCGGTACGGCAGCGATGTACAGCGCTACACCGTGGCGGCGTTGGGCGGTAAAAACGAAGGCATCATCTTTATGACCATGCTGAACACCGAGCAACCCTCCGAGGATGACACAGTGGTGCAGATGTTCCTGGACACGCTGGCGTACAAGCGCAAATAAAAAAAGGGAGCCGCTCTGGCTCCCTTCTTATTTTATACTTGCCCGGAGGCTACTCAACTGTTACGGACTTAGCCAGGTTGCGTGGCTGGTCTACGTTACAGCCGCGCATAACCGCAATGTGGTAAGACAGCAGCTGCAGCGGAATCACGGACAGCAGCGGCATCAGGTGCTCACTCGTCTCCGGTATTTCAATGACGTGGTCAGCCATGGCCGGGATAGTGGTGTCGCCTTCGGTTACAACGGCGATCACTTTTCCTTTACGGGCCTTCACCTCCTGCACGTTCGATACGATCTTCTCATAAGAGCTATCCTTGGTCGCGATTACCACCACCGGCATCTGCTCATCGATCAGCGCGATCGGGCCGTGCTTCATCTCAGCGGCCGGGTAGCCCTCCGCATGGATGTAAGAGATCTCTTTTAGCTTAAGCGCACCTTCCAGGGCTACCGGGAAGTTATAGCCACGGCCCAGGTACAGGAAGTTGGTGGCATCCTTGTACTGCTCCGATATCTGCACGATCTGCTCGTTCAGCTGCAGAGCCTCCTCCACTTTGCTCGGGATCGTCTCCAGCTCCACCATCAGCTCGCGCAGTTTGGTTGTTTCCAGGGTGCCGCGCTTACTGCCAATAATCATGGCGATAAGCGTAAGCACGGTTACCTGTGCCGTGAAGGCCTTGGTGCTGGCTACGCCAATCTCCGGCCCGGCGTGGGTGTAGGCACCCGCATCCGTTGCACGGGCAATAGAGGAGCCCACTACGTTGCAGATACCAAAGATCGTGGCGCCTTTAGATTTGGCTAGCTCCAGGGCTGCCAGTGTGTCCGCCGTCTCGCCAGACTGTGAAATAGCGATAACAATGTCCCGCTCGTTCAGGATCGGGTTGCGGTAGCGGAACTCTGAGGCGTACTCCACCTCTACCGGAATGCGGGCCAGGTCCTCGATCAGGTACTCGGCCACCAGGCCAGCGTGCCAGGAGGTGCCGCAGGCCACAATGATGATCCTGTTGGCGTTCACAAACTTGTTCTCAAACTCGCGGATACCGGCCATCATCAGGTGGTCGCTTTCGGCGATCATACGGCCACGCATGCTGTCCAGAATGGAGCGCGGCTGCTCAAAGATCTCCTTCAGCATGAAGTGCTCATAGCCGCCCTTCTCGATCGACTCCAGCTCCATCTCCAGCTTCTGCACGTAAGGCGTCTGCTGTACGTCTTCTTTGGTGCGGATGTCCAGCTGGCCGTTGTTGATAATGGCCAGTTCGAAGTCGTTCAGGTATACCACCTCGTTCGTGTACTCAATAATCGGGGTAGCGTCCGAAGCCAGGAAGTACTCGCCCTCGCCGATGCCAACTACCAGCGGGCTTCCCTTACGGGCCGCAATCAGTTGGTTCGGGCTATCCTGGGAGAGCACCACAATGGCATAGGCACCCACCACTTCGTGCATCGCCAGGCGCACAGCCTCAGGCAGGGTGCAGTTGTTGTTGGTGCGGATGTCCTCGATCAGGTTGATGAACACCTCGGAGTCTGTTTCCGACTTGAACGTATGGCCCTTCTCCATCAGGAGCTTCTTTAGAGAGGCGTAGTTCTCAATAATGCCGTTGTGAATAATGGCGATGTTGCCGGACGTAGAGTAGTGCGGGTGCGCGTTCTCGTCGTTCGGCTCCCCGTGGGTGGCCCAGCGGGTGTGGCCCATGCCAATGCTGCTGTGGGTATCCTGGGTGGCGATAAACGCCTCCAGCTCCGCCACCTTGCCTTTTTTCTTATAGATGTTCAGTTTGCCGTTCATCAGCGCAATGCCTGCGCTGTCATATCCACGGTACTCCAGCCTTTTCAGGCCTTTAATAATGATTGGGCTCGCTTCCCGATGCCCAACGTAAGCTACAATTCCACACATAGGTTATCTTAGTAAATTCTCATAGGTACACACAAAGTTACTCCTTTCTTTAATACCTGTACAAACAGGCTACTGCATCCGGGGCGTTTTAGTTCGGTCTGATTATGTAAGTAGCAGGTAGTAAGGTAATTGCATATAATTGAAAAAGGCTGCTGCTTAAACATAGAAATGTTGTCTAAGCGGCAGCCTTTTGTAATTTTATGTTATAACGCCGTAAGCGTCGGAGCCTGCCTGCCTCTTATACTTTACGAAAAGTGCAAGAAAAGACAGTAAGGGGAAGAGAATTACTTACCCAACTCGTTATACAGGTTATAGTAATTGTCCAGCAAAGTGTCATCGGCAGACACCGTGTTGATGGTCTTCTTTTTCATGAAGTCGTTGAACAGGGCGTTGATGTTCTCGCTGAAGTCCTCGTTCGTTTTAATAACGGAGTCGGCGTACTCCATGCCGCACTTGATAAACCCATCGATGTCGGCAGACTGCAGCTGCGTCAGCATGCTGTCCTCAATGTCCAGCATCTTCACTTTCTCCAGCAGGTCTTCGCTAAACTTGTGGGAGTAGTTGTTGTTATACACTGTAAACATGGACTTGGCATCCTTGAAGATCGGGTCCTTCTTATAGGTTGTCTTCAGGTACATCGGGATCAGGCCTGTCATCCAGTCGTTGCAATGCACGATGTCCGGGGCCCAGCCCAGTTTCTTCACCGTCTCGAGCACTCCTTTACAGAAGAAGATCGCGCGCTCGTCGTTGTCCTGGTGGAATTTGTTGTTTTTATCAACAAAAACTGACTTTCTATGGAAGTAGTCTTCGTTATCAATAAAATAAACCTGTAGCTTCGCGTTCGGAATGGAAGCCACTTTAATTACCAACGGTTTTTCATCGTCGCCCACGGCGATGTTAATGCCGGAAAGGCGTACCACCTCATGCAAACGGTTCTTGCGCTCGTTTATCAGGCCGAACCGCGGAACAAAGATTCGGATCTCCATCCCCCGCTCCTGCATACCCTGTGGCAGCGTCTGTAAGAATTCGGCTACTTTCGTGGTCTGTAAGAAGGGATTGATTTCGGTGGCGGCGTACAGGATTCGCAATTTTGACATGGGTATGAAGTTAAAATTTAATAAGCAACAGTAATGGGACGTGCAAAATTAGTATTTTTTATTCTGATTTTCAATTTAAAACGTTATAACTTACTTTTGCCGGCTTTACATTCGCTTAACACAGACACACCACCGACATGGAAGTTATAGAGCTGGTTGGTACAATCCGGGAGCGCATGCAGACCTTGCGCTGCAGCGGCAAACGCATTGGTTTTGTACCCACCATGGGTGCCCTGCACGAGGGGCACCTGCAACTGCTACGGGCCTCCGCTCAGGAGAACGACGTTACCGTTTGCAGTATTTTCGTAAATCCAACGCAATTCAACAACCCGGACGACTACAAGCTCTACCCCCGCACAATGGAGCAAGATATCGCGCTGCTGGAGTCAGTCGGCTGCGACATTCTGTTTGCCCCGCATGCAGAGGAGGTATATGTACAACAGCCGCTGCTGCAGTTTAGTTTCGGCCCGCTGGAGACGGTAATGGAGGGAGAGCACCGGCCGGGCCACTTTAACGGCGTGGCCACCATTGTGGGCAAGCTGTTCCACTTTGTGCAGCCGCACCGCGCTTACTTCGGGCAGAAAGACCTGCAGCAGGTGGCGATTGTGAAGCAGCTGGTGCAGACGCTGAGCTTCGACGTGGAGCTGGTGCGCTACCCTACCATACGCGAGGCCGACGGGCTGGCCATGTCGTCGAGGAACAAAAGGCTTGACCCGGAGCAGCGCCAGATCGCGCCGGTGCTGCACCATGCCCTGCAACTGGCAAAAGAGCAGCTGGGCCAGAAACCGGTTTATAGTATAAAGGCAACTGTGGAGGCTTATTTGGCCGGTACGGGGCAGGTGGAGCTGGAGTACTTCGAGGTAGCTGACCCGGACACCCTGCAGCCGCTGCAGGAGGTGGGGCCACAGCAGGAGGTGGCGCTTTGCATTGCCGCCTTTGTGGGCTCTGTTCGTCTGATTGATAATATTCTGGTGAATTTAAATGAAGGATAGATTGTTCGGCCAAACAGAAGGCTTTAAGCGCCATGGCCTCGGTAGCTAATGTGCTGCCAATTATCTAACTTTGCGCTCTATTACAAAAGTAAACCATGTATATTGAGGTTTTAAAATCCAAAATCCACCGTTGTAAGGTAACCCAGGCTGAGTTGCACTATGTAGGCAGCATCACTGTTGATGAGGACCTGATGGACGCCGCCAACATCGTGGAGAACGAGAAAGTACAGATCGTTAACATCAACAACGGTGAGCGCTTCGAGACGTACGTGATCAAAGGCGAACGCGGCTCCGGCACCGTTTGCCTCAATGGCCCGGCGGCGCGCAAAGTGCAGGTCGGCGATGTGGTGATCGTGATCTCTTACTGCAGCATCAAGTTCGAAGACGCTAAAAACCATACGCCTACGCTTGTGTTCCCGGACCAGCACAACCGCCTGGTGTAACATCCTTGCATGAAAAAACTGTTCTCGTTTCTGAAGTATGCACTGCTTCTGGGCGTATCCGCATTTCTGATGTGGTTCGCGCTGAAGGAGCTAGACTTTGAGAAAATGTGGGCAGAGCTCCAAAACGCAGACTATGGCTGGGTGATGGTGTCGGTGGTGATGGGGGTGATGGCCTACGTTAGCCGTGCCGTGCGCTGGCAGATGCAGATCAGGCCCACCGGTTACAACCCGCCTCTGCGGAACACCTACAACGCCATGATGGTGGGCTACCTGGCCAACCTGGTGCTGCCACGGATGGGGGAGGTGGTGCGCTGCAGCATGCTGCGC includes:
- a CDS encoding YihY/virulence factor BrkB family protein, which produces MVRKRLYMVWYLLKEAYLEFIDNNSFQKGAALAYYTIFSLPPMLIIIISAAGYFFGEQAVSGEIYYRIKELIGSEGAYAVQKMVENVNEFGDFNLAALVGIIALFIAATGVFISLQNSLNEIWYVKPVPKRGYVKLVVDRLLSFGMILAIAIVLLLSLLANTLLVVIGDFLTARFSGWVIYLLHLANFLSAFLLMSFLFACIYKFLPDAKIRWRDVGVGAFVTSLLFVLLRGLIGFYLGKNDVGSVYGAAGSIVVILTWVFFTSQIIFFGAVFTFVYSRKYGFNIYPSDYAVRVIRQEVEVGNSAVNAEPGKHEKEVYGEQQAEEEPGPAEENDAAKGANI
- a CDS encoding RidA family protein codes for the protein MAHTLINSPKAPAPIGPYSQATLANGTLYVSGQIALDAESGNLVNDSIENETHKVMQNLQAILGEAGMDFSHVLKCTIFVKDLNNFGRINETYGSYFSSNPPARETVEVSRLPKDVNVEISCIAAK
- a CDS encoding 3-hydroxyacyl-CoA dehydrogenase family protein codes for the protein MHIVVLSGPEMAAEFKQKFPEGKEGITYTFLHNHRLQDEQLRPAGIVFDFLLHEQPERLGLYAPEQVVFCNAATVQLAALVREAETEQVCTLIGFNGLPTLFNREVLEVSLLHAQDEAKLQQVCQALGTDYLLVEDRVGMVTPRMICMIINEACYTLQEQTASITDIDQGMKLGTNYPKGPFEWANQLGVENVYRVLRAVYEDTKEERYKVCPLLKTKCLKRESF
- the glmS gene encoding glutamine--fructose-6-phosphate transaminase (isomerizing) encodes the protein MCGIVAYVGHREASPIIIKGLKRLEYRGYDSAGIALMNGKLNIYKKKGKVAELEAFIATQDTHSSIGMGHTRWATHGEPNDENAHPHYSTSGNIAIIHNGIIENYASLKKLLMEKGHTFKSETDSEVFINLIEDIRTNNNCTLPEAVRLAMHEVVGAYAIVVLSQDSPNQLIAARKGSPLVVGIGEGEYFLASDATPIIEYTNEVVYLNDFELAIINNGQLDIRTKEDVQQTPYVQKLEMELESIEKGGYEHFMLKEIFEQPRSILDSMRGRMIAESDHLMMAGIREFENKFVNANRIIIVACGTSWHAGLVAEYLIEDLARIPVEVEYASEFRYRNPILNERDIVIAISQSGETADTLAALELAKSKGATIFGICNVVGSSIARATDAGAYTHAGPEIGVASTKAFTAQVTVLTLIAMIIGSKRGTLETTKLRELMVELETIPSKVEEALQLNEQIVQISEQYKDATNFLYLGRGYNFPVALEGALKLKEISYIHAEGYPAAEMKHGPIALIDEQMPVVVIATKDSSYEKIVSNVQEVKARKGKVIAVVTEGDTTIPAMADHVIEIPETSEHLMPLLSVIPLQLLSYHIAVMRGCNVDQPRNLAKSVTVE
- a CDS encoding glycogen/starch synthase, whose product is MSKLRILYAATEINPFLQTTKVAEFLQTLPQGMQERGMEIRIFVPRFGLINERKNRLHEVVRLSGINIAVGDDEKPLVIKVASIPNAKLQVYFIDNEDYFHRKSVFVDKNNKFHQDNDERAIFFCKGVLETVKKLGWAPDIVHCNDWMTGLIPMYLKTTYKKDPIFKDAKSMFTVYNNNYSHKFSEDLLEKVKMLDIEDSMLTQLQSADIDGFIKCGMEYADSVIKTNEDFSENINALFNDFMKKKTINTVSADDTLLDNYYNLYNELGK
- the panC gene encoding pantoate--beta-alanine ligase translates to MEVIELVGTIRERMQTLRCSGKRIGFVPTMGALHEGHLQLLRASAQENDVTVCSIFVNPTQFNNPDDYKLYPRTMEQDIALLESVGCDILFAPHAEEVYVQQPLLQFSFGPLETVMEGEHRPGHFNGVATIVGKLFHFVQPHRAYFGQKDLQQVAIVKQLVQTLSFDVELVRYPTIREADGLAMSSRNKRLDPEQRQIAPVLHHALQLAKEQLGQKPVYSIKATVEAYLAGTGQVELEYFEVADPDTLQPLQEVGPQQEVALCIAAFVGSVRLIDNILVNLNEG
- the panD gene encoding aspartate 1-decarboxylase, whose protein sequence is MYIEVLKSKIHRCKVTQAELHYVGSITVDEDLMDAANIVENEKVQIVNINNGERFETYVIKGERGSGTVCLNGPAARKVQVGDVVIVISYCSIKFEDAKNHTPTLVFPDQHNRLV